A DNA window from Ensifer sp. WSM1721 contains the following coding sequences:
- a CDS encoding TRAP transporter substrate-binding protein: MKILAKLAAGLLVAASFMATVANAQTVLRSSDTHPDGYPTVEAVKYFGELVKERTSGRYAVEVYHSAQLGEEKDTIEQVRSGVIELNRVSMAPFNGTVKESIVPALPYLFRSEDHMHKVMDGAIGDQIKKAFEGAGLVVLAYYDAGSRSFYNKQKPITSVADMKGLKFRVIQSDIFVDMVAALGANATPMPYGEVYSAIETGVIDGAENNFPSYDTAKHFEVAKNYSLDEHTILPEVFVMNKAAFDKLTPEDQEIFRQAAKDSVAKQRELWTAKVNESRAKVEAAGAKITTPEKQGFIDAMKPVYEKHVTDRVLKKMVEDVQAVQ, from the coding sequence ATGAAAATTCTAGCCAAACTGGCGGCAGGTCTGTTGGTTGCCGCTTCATTCATGGCCACGGTGGCCAATGCCCAGACGGTGCTGCGCTCGTCCGACACGCATCCGGACGGCTATCCGACCGTCGAGGCGGTCAAGTATTTCGGTGAGCTGGTCAAGGAGCGTACCAGCGGCCGCTATGCCGTCGAGGTCTATCATTCCGCGCAGCTCGGTGAGGAGAAGGACACCATCGAGCAGGTGCGCTCCGGCGTCATCGAGCTGAACCGCGTTTCAATGGCACCCTTCAACGGCACGGTGAAGGAATCGATCGTTCCGGCGCTGCCCTATCTCTTCCGTTCGGAAGACCACATGCACAAGGTGATGGACGGCGCGATCGGCGACCAGATCAAGAAGGCCTTCGAAGGCGCCGGGCTGGTCGTGCTTGCCTACTACGACGCCGGCTCGCGTTCCTTCTACAACAAGCAGAAGCCGATCACTTCGGTCGCCGACATGAAAGGCCTCAAGTTCCGCGTCATCCAGTCCGACATCTTCGTCGACATGGTGGCCGCACTCGGGGCCAATGCCACGCCGATGCCCTACGGCGAAGTCTATTCGGCGATCGAGACGGGCGTCATCGACGGCGCGGAGAACAACTTCCCGAGCTACGATACCGCCAAGCATTTCGAGGTGGCCAAGAACTACTCGCTCGACGAGCACACCATTCTTCCGGAAGTGTTCGTGATGAACAAGGCCGCCTTCGATAAGCTGACCCCGGAAGACCAGGAGATCTTCAGGCAGGCAGCCAAGGACAGCGTCGCCAAGCAGCGCGAGCTCTGGACGGCCAAGGTCAACGAGTCGCGCGCGAAGGTCGAGGCGGCCGGCGCGAAGATCACCACGCCCGAGAAACAGGGTTTCATCGACGCGATGAAGCCGGTCTACGAAAAGCATGTCACGGACCGGGTCCTCAAAAAGATGGTCGAGGACGTCCAGGCGGTTCAGTGA
- a CDS encoding FadR/GntR family transcriptional regulator, producing the protein MEFLAEFKIERKPKLSERVASAIRQQVLKGEIPPGEKLPTESRMSEFFGVSRTVVREAIATLAADGLVEARQGAGVFVKDHPTLAFGSISLDVGNKISHALNVIEVRMGLEIESAGLAALRRNAAQEAQIQEAFFEFDRLLERGEATGKSDFAFHRAIAAATNNPYYVEVLDALGTRAIPCDIASPWGTDSVLSREYQESLQREHLAILKAISASDPDAARAAMRAHLTASQERYRARLSGQQAEWGTDRRRV; encoded by the coding sequence ATGGAATTCCTGGCCGAATTCAAGATCGAGCGCAAACCGAAGCTTTCCGAGCGCGTCGCAAGCGCGATCAGGCAGCAGGTTCTGAAGGGCGAAATTCCGCCCGGTGAGAAGCTGCCGACGGAGAGTCGGATGAGCGAGTTCTTCGGCGTCAGCCGCACCGTGGTCCGCGAGGCGATAGCCACTCTTGCCGCCGACGGCCTCGTCGAGGCGCGGCAGGGCGCAGGCGTCTTCGTCAAGGATCACCCGACGCTTGCCTTCGGCTCGATCAGCCTCGACGTCGGCAACAAGATCTCCCATGCCCTGAACGTGATCGAGGTGCGCATGGGGCTCGAGATCGAGAGTGCGGGTCTTGCGGCGCTTCGGCGCAACGCCGCCCAAGAGGCGCAGATCCAGGAGGCCTTTTTCGAATTCGACCGGCTGCTCGAGCGCGGCGAGGCGACCGGCAAGAGCGACTTCGCCTTCCACCGGGCGATCGCGGCCGCCACCAACAATCCCTATTACGTGGAGGTGCTCGACGCGCTCGGCACGCGGGCGATCCCCTGCGACATCGCCTCGCCCTGGGGTACCGACAGCGTGCTCTCGCGTGAATATCAGGAAAGCCTGCAGCGCGAGCATCTGGCAATCCTGAAGGCGATCTCCGCCAGCGACCCGGACGCTGCCCGTGCCGCCATGCGCGCGCACCTGACCGCCAGCCAGGAACGCTATCGCGCCCGGCTAAGCGGCCAGCAGGCCGAATGGGGCACCGACAGGCGCAGGGTCTGA
- a CDS encoding cyclophilin-like fold protein — translation MTQRSPAFTRRALVGAAVTLAVMPRLAWAQKDTNMKIRIAFASHDFTATLYDNPSARDFASMLPLDLTIDDYANNEKIAYLPRKLTEEGSGPFANEAPGDLCYYAPWGNLAFFYAGYRYSSGLIRLGRLDGGIEPLLTRGKFPLRIEHLT, via the coding sequence ATGACGCAGCGATCGCCAGCGTTCACACGCCGAGCCCTTGTCGGGGCGGCTGTCACTCTGGCCGTCATGCCGCGTCTGGCATGGGCTCAGAAGGATACGAACATGAAGATACGAATCGCCTTTGCCAGTCACGACTTCACCGCCACGCTGTACGACAACCCATCAGCTCGCGACTTCGCGTCCATGCTTCCGCTCGATCTGACGATCGACGACTATGCGAATAACGAGAAGATCGCCTATCTGCCGCGAAAGCTCACCGAGGAAGGCAGCGGGCCGTTCGCCAACGAAGCTCCGGGAGACCTCTGCTACTATGCTCCGTGGGGCAATCTGGCGTTCTTTTACGCCGGCTATCGTTACTCGAGCGGTCTCATCCGGCTTGGCCGCCTTGATGGCGGCATCGAACCCTTGCTCACGCGCGGTAAGTTTCCGCTTCGCATCGAGCACCTCACCTGA
- a CDS encoding TRAP transporter small permease, translating to MSNGLAKTGRALSWLSTLSLWLAGAGLVVMTAIVAWQVFCRYVLNDSPSWTEPGAVMLMSWFIFLGAAVGVRENYHLGFDVLLYVVPKGGKKWLRMISDLVALAFGIGMIWYGIELVRLTSDTILPSLQISGGWSYVPLVAGGVLISLFALERIVLRLAGEPIDDLLDEMPPAEVAAELDTANVKA from the coding sequence GTGTCTAACGGATTGGCAAAAACTGGCCGCGCACTGTCCTGGCTGAGCACGCTCTCGCTCTGGCTCGCGGGCGCCGGCCTCGTCGTGATGACGGCCATCGTCGCCTGGCAGGTGTTCTGCCGCTACGTGTTGAACGACTCGCCGAGCTGGACCGAGCCCGGCGCCGTCATGCTGATGAGCTGGTTCATCTTTCTCGGCGCCGCGGTCGGCGTGCGCGAAAACTACCATCTCGGATTCGACGTGCTTCTCTATGTGGTGCCGAAAGGCGGCAAGAAGTGGCTGCGCATGATCTCCGATCTGGTCGCCCTCGCCTTCGGCATCGGCATGATCTGGTACGGGATCGAGCTCGTCCGCCTCACCTCAGACACGATTCTGCCATCGCTGCAGATCTCCGGCGGCTGGAGCTACGTGCCGCTGGTCGCAGGTGGCGTCCTCATCAGTCTGTTTGCCCTGGAGCGCATCGTCCTGCGCCTTGCCGGCGAGCCGATCGACGACCTGCTCGACGAAATGCCGCCGGCTGAAGTTGCCGCCGAACTCGACACCGCGAACGTCAAGGCGTGA
- a CDS encoding cupin domain-containing protein gives MMDAKLFARGNEGEWVDLGQGNRRRVILHTDELMMVEFAFEKDGIGAPHSHPHVQASYVAEGKFEVTVDGHSEILSAGDSFIAPSNVVHGVKALEAGRLIDSFTPHRADFLK, from the coding sequence ATGATGGATGCGAAGCTTTTCGCCCGTGGCAATGAAGGTGAATGGGTCGATCTCGGACAGGGCAACCGGCGGCGGGTGATCCTGCATACAGACGAGCTGATGATGGTCGAATTCGCTTTCGAAAAAGACGGCATCGGCGCGCCGCACTCTCATCCGCACGTTCAGGCGAGTTACGTCGCGGAGGGCAAGTTCGAAGTCACTGTCGACGGTCATAGCGAAATTCTCTCGGCCGGCGACAGTTTCATCGCGCCCTCGAATGTGGTCCATGGCGTCAAGGCGCTGGAGGCAGGCCGCCTCATCGACAGCTTCACCCCGCACCGCGCCGATTTCTTGAAATAG
- a CDS encoding xanthine dehydrogenase family protein molybdopterin-binding subunit gives MNDMTPLASEITTSENGKPFKLSRRGFLGASLGALVLGVTLPAGRARAQAAAATITPGTRVAAFLEIRPDSTVLFRSAFIEGGQGIFTAMAQIVGEELDVDPANFVVEGAPPGPDYLLTGGGRFTGGSMSVRMSYETMRRLGASARQMLLQAAAAQLGVPVSELSTEPGRVVHAASGRTIPYGEVADAAAGLPIPTEVVLRDRADFRWIGKPVERLDVRDKSMGKARYAIDLNVDGMLHAAVQHSPRLGGEPGALQNEADVRGMPGVHSVHRLPGAVAVVANSWWRARMAVEALQVTWTDAAGTAHAMPTDFSTEAHMAKLKAASGDGVAYETEGDVQSALTSAARVVEAAYDAPYLVHGQLEPPSALARWNDDGSLELWIPNQAPEMFQAEAAKLAGIAPEKVIIHSPMLGGFFGRHFLYQTANPFPQAIQLAKAVGRPIKLIWSREEEFLRDALRPMAAVRFRAGLDGNGMPVALAAVAAGEGPTGRWFGRQPDKVDSSAVEGIAGKVYAIPNRRVGQIHVDDPAIIGFWRSVGHSMNDFFYETFFDEMADAGQRDPYELRRRLLADSPRHRKLLEAVAELSGGWQRGPFTAEDGTRRARGVAMASPFGSEVATIAEVSLQSGEIIVHDVWVAIDPGSIVNPAIIEAQVNSAVSLGLSSALLEEVVYVDGTPQARNYDGYPILTPDRMPRVHVRIVESGAPMGGIGEPGLPGVPPAVANAVSVLAGKRVRSLPLSKLDLKGVDG, from the coding sequence ATGAACGACATGACACCTCTTGCCTCTGAAATCACGACCAGTGAGAACGGCAAGCCGTTCAAGCTGTCGCGGCGCGGCTTTCTAGGTGCCTCGCTCGGCGCGCTCGTGCTCGGCGTCACTCTGCCGGCCGGGAGAGCCAGGGCCCAGGCGGCGGCCGCAACCATCACGCCCGGAACGCGTGTTGCTGCTTTTCTGGAGATCCGGCCCGACAGCACTGTCTTGTTCCGCAGCGCTTTCATCGAGGGAGGCCAGGGCATCTTTACCGCCATGGCGCAGATCGTCGGGGAAGAACTGGACGTCGATCCGGCCAATTTTGTCGTCGAGGGCGCACCTCCCGGTCCCGATTATCTCCTGACCGGCGGCGGACGATTTACCGGCGGCAGCATGTCGGTCCGCATGAGCTATGAGACAATGCGCCGGCTCGGGGCATCCGCGCGTCAGATGTTGTTGCAGGCCGCCGCGGCACAGCTTGGCGTGCCCGTATCTGAGCTTTCGACCGAGCCCGGCCGCGTGGTGCACGCCGCTTCCGGCCGAACCATTCCATACGGTGAGGTCGCGGATGCGGCCGCCGGGCTGCCCATCCCGACCGAGGTCGTGCTGCGTGATCGCGCCGACTTCCGCTGGATCGGCAAGCCGGTCGAACGGCTCGATGTGCGCGACAAGTCTATGGGCAAGGCCCGATACGCGATCGACCTGAACGTTGATGGCATGCTCCATGCGGCCGTGCAGCACAGCCCGCGTCTCGGCGGCGAGCCGGGTGCGTTGCAGAACGAAGCCGACGTGCGCGGAATGCCCGGCGTCCACTCCGTTCACAGGCTGCCGGGCGCCGTTGCAGTGGTCGCCAACAGCTGGTGGCGCGCCCGCATGGCGGTCGAAGCTCTGCAGGTGACCTGGACCGATGCTGCCGGAACAGCGCATGCCATGCCGACCGACTTCTCCACAGAGGCGCACATGGCGAAGTTGAAGGCGGCGAGCGGCGACGGCGTTGCCTATGAAACGGAGGGAGATGTTCAGAGCGCGCTAACAAGCGCCGCGCGCGTGGTGGAGGCGGCCTATGACGCGCCTTATCTGGTTCATGGACAGCTCGAGCCGCCATCGGCGCTCGCACGTTGGAACGACGACGGTTCGCTCGAGCTCTGGATTCCCAACCAGGCGCCCGAGATGTTCCAAGCCGAGGCGGCGAAGCTGGCGGGGATCGCGCCTGAGAAGGTCATCATCCATTCGCCGATGCTCGGCGGCTTCTTCGGGCGGCATTTCCTCTATCAGACGGCCAATCCTTTCCCGCAGGCCATCCAGCTCGCCAAGGCTGTTGGCCGCCCGATCAAACTGATCTGGAGCCGCGAGGAGGAGTTCCTGCGCGACGCATTGAGGCCCATGGCTGCGGTGCGCTTCCGCGCCGGACTGGACGGCAACGGAATGCCGGTAGCGCTCGCCGCCGTCGCGGCCGGAGAGGGGCCTACGGGCCGCTGGTTCGGTCGCCAGCCGGACAAGGTCGACAGTTCTGCCGTCGAGGGCATCGCCGGCAAGGTCTACGCCATCCCCAACCGGCGTGTCGGCCAGATTCACGTGGACGATCCGGCGATCATCGGCTTCTGGCGCTCCGTCGGCCACTCTATGAACGACTTCTTCTATGAGACCTTCTTCGACGAGATGGCCGATGCGGGTCAGCGGGATCCCTATGAACTGCGGCGTCGCCTGCTTGCCGACAGCCCGCGGCATAGAAAGCTGCTGGAAGCCGTCGCGGAACTCTCCGGAGGCTGGCAGCGAGGTCCGTTCACGGCTGAGGACGGCACGCGCCGCGCCCGTGGCGTGGCCATGGCCTCACCCTTTGGCAGCGAGGTCGCGACGATTGCCGAAGTGTCCCTGCAGTCAGGCGAGATCATCGTCCATGACGTCTGGGTGGCGATTGATCCGGGAAGCATCGTCAATCCCGCGATCATCGAGGCCCAGGTGAATTCGGCCGTTTCCCTCGGCCTTTCCTCCGCTCTCCTCGAGGAGGTCGTCTATGTCGACGGCACGCCGCAGGCCCGCAACTATGACGGCTATCCGATCCTGACGCCGGATCGCATGCCGCGGGTCCATGTGCGGATCGTGGAAAGCGGTGCCCCGATGGGCGGCATCGGCGAACCCGGCTTGCCGGGCGTACCCCCGGCGGTCGCAAATGCCGTCTCCGTCCTGGCAGGTAAGCGCGTTCGCAGCCTGCCGCTCTCCAAACTCGATCTCAAGGGAGTCGACGGTTGA
- a CDS encoding cytochrome c family protein — translation MKYVIIALLGSLLSAGLAAPAFSQEADAAPGQRLFQQRCGACHQITTPRNGVGPNLQGVVGRAAGTVEGFRYSAALRDSGITWTPEQLETFLSNPTAMVRGTRMTQRYNNAEERRTIIEFLGSQ, via the coding sequence TTGAAATACGTGATTATAGCGCTTCTCGGCTCTCTTCTTTCGGCAGGGCTTGCGGCCCCTGCCTTCTCTCAGGAGGCGGACGCCGCGCCGGGTCAGAGGCTGTTTCAGCAACGTTGCGGTGCCTGCCATCAGATCACAACGCCACGAAACGGCGTTGGCCCCAATCTGCAGGGCGTGGTCGGTCGAGCAGCCGGCACCGTCGAGGGATTTAGGTACTCTGCTGCGCTTCGGGACTCCGGGATCACCTGGACACCCGAACAGCTGGAGACCTTCCTTAGCAATCCTACTGCCATGGTCCGTGGCACGCGGATGACGCAGCGATACAACAATGCCGAAGAACGGCGGACGATCATCGAGTTTCTCGGATCGCAGTAG
- the kduI gene encoding 5-dehydro-4-deoxy-D-glucuronate isomerase produces MTASHIDYTIRHAVDPTAAARMDTDALRANFHIGDLFRPGRIALTYSHYDRMIVGGAMPTDAPLPLEAIRPTGTPRFLDRRELIAVNIGGAGRVEIGTESFRLESRDMIYAGMGTEVAFSSEDPAVPAKFYLLSAPAHQALPSRHIRIGDAKRIDLGSAATSNERSIFQFIHPEGVKTCQLVVGMTQLAPGSVWNTMPCHVHDRRMEAYLYFDLADGARVLHLMGEPTETRHIVMSKEEAVLSPPWSIHSGCGTSSYAFIWAMAGDNVDYTDVEMVPMETLR; encoded by the coding sequence ATGACCGCAAGCCATATCGACTACACGATCCGCCATGCCGTCGACCCTACGGCGGCCGCGCGCATGGATACCGATGCGCTGCGTGCGAACTTCCACATCGGCGATCTGTTCCGGCCGGGCCGCATCGCGCTCACCTACAGCCATTACGACCGCATGATCGTCGGCGGCGCGATGCCGACCGACGCCCCTCTGCCGCTCGAGGCCATTCGTCCGACCGGCACGCCTCGCTTTCTCGACCGTCGCGAACTCATCGCCGTCAATATCGGTGGTGCGGGCCGCGTCGAGATCGGCACCGAGAGCTTCCGGCTCGAGTCGCGCGACATGATCTATGCGGGGATGGGAACGGAGGTTGCCTTCTCGTCCGAGGACCCGGCGGTCCCTGCCAAATTCTACCTGCTGAGTGCCCCCGCTCACCAGGCGCTGCCGAGCCGCCACATTCGCATCGGCGATGCCAAGCGCATCGACCTTGGCAGTGCAGCCACCTCGAACGAGCGCTCGATCTTCCAGTTCATCCACCCGGAAGGCGTGAAGACCTGCCAGCTCGTCGTCGGGATGACGCAGCTTGCCCCGGGCTCGGTCTGGAACACCATGCCCTGCCACGTGCACGACCGGCGCATGGAAGCCTATCTCTATTTCGACCTCGCCGACGGCGCTCGCGTTCTGCATCTGATGGGTGAGCCGACCGAAACGCGCCATATCGTCATGTCGAAAGAAGAGGCCGTGCTTTCGCCGCCGTGGTCCATCCATTCCGGCTGCGGAACCTCAAGCTACGCCTTCATCTGGGCCATGGCCGGGGACAATGTCGACTATACCGATGTGGAGATGGTGCCGATGGAGACGCTTCGATGA
- the kduD gene encoding 2-dehydro-3-deoxy-D-gluconate 5-dehydrogenase KduD, whose protein sequence is MSVPSAFSLAGRRIVVTGANTGIGQGVAVAIARAGGTVIGVGRSAMDETDKKVAEAGGSFISARADLSDRHAARSLIDELWNEQGPLDGLVNNAGIIRRADAVDFTEADWDDVIDVNLKSLFFLSQGFGRRVIAEERRGKIVNIASLLSFQGGIRVASYTASKHGALGITRLLACEWAARGINVNAVAPGYIITNNTEALRADEKRSAAILERIPAGRWGTPDDIGDAAVFLLAAASDYMHGAVIPVDGGWLAR, encoded by the coding sequence ATGAGCGTGCCGTCGGCCTTCAGCCTTGCCGGCCGCCGCATCGTCGTCACCGGTGCCAATACGGGAATCGGGCAGGGCGTTGCCGTCGCGATCGCCCGCGCCGGCGGCACGGTGATCGGCGTCGGCCGCTCCGCCATGGACGAGACCGATAAGAAAGTTGCCGAGGCTGGCGGAAGCTTCATTTCGGCCCGTGCCGATCTTTCGGACCGCCATGCGGCCCGCTCGCTCATTGACGAATTATGGAACGAGCAAGGTCCTCTGGACGGCCTCGTCAACAACGCCGGAATCATTCGCCGCGCCGACGCGGTGGATTTCACCGAAGCCGACTGGGACGACGTGATCGACGTCAACCTCAAATCCCTGTTCTTCCTCAGTCAAGGCTTTGGCCGCCGCGTGATTGCCGAGGAAAGACGGGGCAAGATCGTCAACATCGCTTCGCTGCTTTCCTTCCAGGGTGGTATACGCGTCGCCTCCTATACGGCGTCCAAGCACGGCGCTCTGGGCATTACCCGGCTTCTCGCCTGCGAATGGGCTGCCAGGGGCATCAACGTGAATGCGGTGGCGCCCGGCTATATCATCACCAACAATACCGAGGCGCTCCGCGCCGACGAGAAGCGAAGCGCCGCCATTCTCGAGCGAATTCCGGCGGGCCGCTGGGGCACGCCGGACGATATTGGCGACGCGGCGGTTTTCCTGCTCGCCGCGGCCTCGGACTACATGCATGGAGCCGTCATTCCGGTCGATGGCGGCTGGCTCGCGAGATGA
- a CDS encoding TRAP transporter large permease — translation MDMMILFGVFTLLMLIGTPIAFCLGVASFATVLYLGLPPLVIFQRLNSGMSVFSLLAIPFFIYAGDLMVRGGIAQKIVAFAASLVGHIRGGLGQVNIVTATLFGGISGSAVAEAAAVGGLMIPQMKERGYGADYAVNVTSMAALIALMLPPSHNMIIYSISAGGKISIADLFTAGIVPGLLYAAALMVTAYFVARSRGYPTESFPGFARVGRFLLISTPGLLLIGIIFGGVRSGVFTATESSCIAVLYALAVTVFVYRQMSWQDFVHATFGAVRTTAMVLLIIGMAAAFSWLMAFLKVPAALIDWMNTISENPIIVLLLINVLMLFLGTFMDMGPTIIICTPIFLPVAMAYGVDPVHFGVIMILNFGIGLNTPPVGAVQFVACAVGRISVWEAMRSIWPFYLAGLIVLGLVTYVPALSLWLPSVFKG, via the coding sequence ATGGATATGATGATCCTCTTCGGCGTATTCACACTGCTGATGCTGATCGGCACGCCGATCGCCTTCTGCCTCGGCGTCGCGTCTTTCGCCACCGTGCTCTATCTCGGGCTGCCGCCGCTCGTCATTTTCCAACGGCTGAATTCCGGCATGAGCGTGTTTTCGCTGCTCGCCATTCCCTTCTTCATCTACGCCGGAGACCTGATGGTGCGCGGCGGCATCGCCCAGAAGATCGTCGCCTTCGCCGCCTCGCTGGTCGGGCATATCCGCGGCGGTCTGGGGCAAGTCAACATCGTCACCGCGACACTGTTCGGCGGCATTTCCGGCTCCGCAGTCGCGGAGGCCGCTGCGGTCGGCGGACTCATGATCCCGCAGATGAAGGAGCGCGGCTACGGCGCCGATTATGCCGTCAACGTCACCTCCATGGCGGCGTTGATCGCGCTGATGTTGCCGCCTTCGCACAACATGATCATCTATTCGATCTCGGCAGGGGGAAAGATCTCGATCGCGGATCTCTTCACCGCCGGCATCGTCCCCGGCCTGCTCTATGCGGCGGCGCTGATGGTCACCGCCTATTTCGTCGCGCGCAGCCGCGGCTATCCCACCGAGTCCTTCCCCGGCTTCGCCAGGGTCGGCCGCTTCCTGCTGATCTCGACCCCCGGCCTGCTGCTCATCGGCATCATCTTCGGCGGCGTTCGGTCGGGCGTGTTTACTGCGACCGAGAGCTCCTGCATCGCCGTCCTCTACGCCCTCGCGGTGACGGTCTTCGTCTACCGGCAGATGAGCTGGCAGGATTTCGTCCACGCCACCTTCGGCGCGGTGCGCACGACAGCCATGGTCCTGCTCATCATCGGCATGGCTGCCGCCTTCTCCTGGCTGATGGCGTTCCTCAAGGTGCCGGCGGCGCTGATCGACTGGATGAACACGATCTCCGAGAACCCGATCATCGTGCTCCTCCTGATCAACGTCCTGATGCTGTTCCTCGGCACCTTCATGGATATGGGGCCGACGATTATCATCTGCACCCCTATCTTCCTGCCGGTGGCGATGGCCTATGGTGTCGATCCGGTCCATTTCGGGGTCATCATGATCTTGAACTTCGGCATCGGCCTCAACACTCCTCCCGTCGGGGCCGTCCAATTCGTGGCCTGCGCGGTCGGAAGAATCTCCGTCTGGGAGGCGATGCGCAGCATCTGGCCCTTCTATCTGGCGGGGTTGATCGTTCTCGGGCTCGTCACCTATGTTCCGGCCCTTTCGCTCTGGCTACCGAGCGTATTCAAAGGGTGA
- a CDS encoding MFS transporter, whose product MVQATFDETLTKPVAAWGAVASMALCVAVLIASEFMPVSLLTPIAGDLGMSEGQAGQAISISGLFAVLTSLSIAGLTRNIDRKIVLSSFSLLLIVSGLIVTFAPNHAALMTGRALLGVAIGGFWSMSTAVVIRLLPERDVPKGLAMLNAGNAIAATISAPLGSFLGDYVGWRGAFFLVVPLALLALIWQWLNIPSLPPRGRSARGNVFRLLGRRQVALGMTAILLLFMGQFALFTYLRPFLESVSGYSVTALSVVLLLMGLAGVAGTWSISRVLSTHLYLAVILIPLVMAAIALLLIALGSTKLSVAGLLIAWGFFGTAAPVGWGTWLSRVLRDDAEAGGGLQVAVIQFAITIGAAAGGLLFDWGGWWSSFAFAAVLLLGSAVAGTAAWVDWEHAK is encoded by the coding sequence ATGGTGCAGGCGACATTCGATGAGACTTTGACCAAACCCGTTGCTGCTTGGGGGGCGGTCGCGTCCATGGCGCTTTGCGTAGCGGTCCTGATCGCTTCGGAGTTCATGCCGGTCAGTCTCTTGACGCCGATCGCCGGCGACCTTGGCATGAGCGAGGGGCAGGCCGGACAGGCGATCTCGATCTCGGGACTGTTCGCGGTGCTGACCAGTCTCTCCATAGCCGGGCTCACGCGGAACATCGATCGCAAGATCGTCCTGTCCTCGTTCTCGCTCCTGCTGATCGTCTCCGGTCTGATCGTCACCTTCGCGCCCAATCATGCTGCACTGATGACGGGGCGCGCGCTGCTCGGTGTCGCGATCGGTGGCTTCTGGTCGATGTCCACCGCCGTCGTCATTCGCCTTCTGCCGGAAAGAGACGTGCCGAAGGGGCTCGCTATGCTGAATGCCGGCAACGCCATCGCCGCCACGATCTCGGCACCGCTTGGCAGCTTTCTGGGTGATTACGTCGGGTGGCGGGGCGCGTTTTTTCTGGTCGTGCCTTTGGCGCTGCTTGCGCTCATCTGGCAATGGTTGAACATACCATCCCTTCCGCCGCGCGGACGCAGCGCAAGAGGCAACGTTTTTCGCCTTCTGGGACGCCGACAGGTCGCTCTTGGCATGACTGCGATCCTGTTGCTGTTCATGGGACAGTTTGCTCTGTTCACCTATCTTCGGCCGTTCCTCGAGTCGGTCTCGGGCTATTCCGTCACCGCATTGTCCGTGGTTCTTTTGCTGATGGGACTGGCCGGTGTCGCGGGGACCTGGAGCATCAGCCGGGTGCTTTCGACGCACCTCTACCTGGCCGTGATTCTCATTCCGCTCGTGATGGCCGCGATCGCCCTTCTGCTGATTGCGCTCGGTTCCACCAAGCTTTCGGTCGCTGGCTTGTTGATCGCGTGGGGCTTTTTCGGAACTGCGGCGCCGGTCGGTTGGGGAACCTGGCTGAGCCGGGTTCTGCGTGACGATGCGGAGGCCGGCGGCGGCCTCCAGGTTGCCGTCATCCAGTTTGCTATCACGATAGGTGCGGCCGCCGGCGGCCTGCTGTTCGATTGGGGAGGATGGTGGAGTTCGTTCGCCTTCGCCGCCGTGCTGTTGCTTGGATCCGCCGTGGCCGGCACGGCCGCCTGGGTCGATTGGGAGCATGCAAAATGA